A window from Aquabacterium sp. NJ1 encodes these proteins:
- the coaE gene encoding dephospho-CoA kinase (Dephospho-CoA kinase (CoaE) performs the final step in coenzyme A biosynthesis.) translates to MAGLGLTQAPQRLTIGLTGGIGSGKSTVSQMLVGLGAHLVDMDAISRSLTAPGGGAIDAIAQHFGPQFIDASGAMDRTRMRELAFADPGAMARLEGILHPLIGQQAAARASLAQAGQHIVYDVPLLAESGRVWRDKVDRILVVDCEPETQITRVMARSGWPREAVEKVLAKQATREMRLALADHVILNEGLSLQELRTEVEKLWRLWNNGV, encoded by the coding sequence ATGGCTGGGCTGGGCCTGACCCAAGCGCCGCAGCGCCTGACCATTGGCCTGACCGGCGGCATTGGCAGCGGCAAATCCACGGTCAGCCAGATGCTGGTGGGCCTGGGTGCCCACCTGGTCGACATGGACGCCATCTCGCGCTCGCTGACCGCACCCGGCGGCGGCGCCATTGATGCCATTGCCCAACACTTCGGCCCGCAATTCATCGACGCTTCCGGCGCCATGGACCGCACCCGCATGCGCGAACTGGCCTTTGCCGATCCCGGCGCCATGGCCCGCCTGGAGGGCATCCTGCACCCCTTGATTGGCCAGCAGGCCGCAGCCCGCGCCAGCCTGGCCCAAGCCGGCCAGCACATCGTCTATGACGTGCCTTTGCTGGCGGAATCAGGCCGCGTCTGGCGCGACAAGGTCGACCGCATCCTGGTCGTGGACTGCGAACCCGAGACCCAGATCACCCGCGTCATGGCCCGATCCGGCTGGCCCCGCGAGGCCGTTGAAAAGGTGCTGGCCAAGCAGGCCACGCGCGAAATGCGGCTGGCGCTGGCCGATCACGTGATCCTCAATGAAGGCTTGAGCCTGCAAGAGTTGCGCACCGAGGTCGAGAAGCTCTGGCGTCTGTGGAACAATGGCGTCTGA
- a CDS encoding A24 family peptidase produces MPDNLLPVLTDIVLTPWGLAVLGLCVGSFLNVVIHRMPLMLERQWQTDARAMLELPEPAPGSQPSEALTLSKPASRCPKCGHQIRWYENIPLVSWLVLRGKCSACGTAISVRYPLVELATAALFAACSWRFGPQPTTLLWCGFVAVLVAAALIDWDTTLLPDDLTLPLMWAGLVAAGLGWNLPLKDALWGAVAGYLALWSVYWLFKLTTGKEGMGYGDFKLLAALGAWLGWPMILPIVLASSVIGAIIGIGMKVSGQLREGVYVPYGPFLAGAGLVVTMAGSQRVLQWLGWA; encoded by the coding sequence ATGCCTGACAACCTGCTGCCGGTTCTCACCGACATCGTGCTGACGCCCTGGGGCCTGGCTGTGCTGGGCCTGTGCGTGGGCAGCTTCCTCAACGTGGTCATCCATCGCATGCCGCTGATGCTCGAGCGTCAATGGCAGACCGATGCCCGCGCCATGCTCGAACTGCCCGAGCCAGCGCCAGGCAGTCAGCCCTCCGAAGCGCTGACACTGTCCAAGCCCGCGTCGCGCTGCCCCAAATGCGGCCACCAGATCCGCTGGTACGAAAACATCCCCCTGGTGAGCTGGCTCGTGCTGCGCGGCAAGTGCTCTGCCTGCGGCACCGCCATCTCCGTTCGCTACCCCCTGGTTGAGCTGGCCACCGCCGCCCTGTTTGCCGCCTGCAGCTGGCGCTTCGGGCCCCAGCCCACCACCCTGCTGTGGTGCGGCTTCGTGGCCGTGCTCGTGGCTGCCGCCCTCATTGACTGGGACACCACCCTGCTGCCCGATGACCTCACCCTGCCCCTGATGTGGGCCGGCCTGGTCGCCGCCGGGCTGGGCTGGAACCTGCCACTCAAGGACGCCTTGTGGGGCGCCGTGGCGGGCTACCTCGCCTTGTGGTCGGTCTACTGGCTGTTCAAGCTGACCACCGGCAAGGAAGGCATGGGCTACGGGGACTTCAAACTGCTGGCTGCACTGGGCGCCTGGCTCGGCTGGCCCATGATCCTGCCCATCGTGCTGGCCTCATCGGTCATCGGCGCCATCATCGGCATCGGCATGAAGGTGAGCGGGCAATTGCGCGAAGGCGTCTATGTCCCGTACGGCCCCTTTCTGGCCGGCGCCGGCCTGGTCGTGACCATGGCGGGCTCCCAGCGTGTCCTGCAATGGCTGGGCTGGGCCTGA